The nucleotide sequence GGTTAATTGTGAAAAGTGTACACATTTCTAGCTTATCTATGCTTTGTTATGGGTCTGACGTGAAACTACCTCCTCCCTACGCCATCCCCCAGCAGAGAACCCAAATCCAGATGAATTGTTACAGTGTTTTGGAGCTGGAGCCCTGAACTGCTTCCTTGGTCAAATAACTTTGTTCctggttgtaaaaaaaaaaaaaagtattgcaggaggaaaaaaaaaaaaaaaaaaggaaaatcgaGCGAAATTCAAAACGTAAGTCCATACTGGGGCGGTTCACCGCGTGGGTTTAACTTTGGAGCTCGGAGCCGGTCTCCTTCCCCATTCCCATAAGGGAAATACCAGGCTATTCTGCACATTTTCACTTACGCTccattttccaaaggaaaaggggggtggggtgtatCTATTTAAGCTcgataatgtttttaaaatgcttttctttgaaataatagcTGTAGCGGTAAAAtgcaaataaagcaaaaaataggCAATATTCCTTTAAAGGCGAatatacaggtttttttttttttttttaagcgtaCACACACTGGTTCAGATGAAGTCTGTGAGTCAGGCTGTTTCTGAGCTCCGATAGTTTAATGGAAAGATTTATATACCAACTGTATTATTTACTttgggaggggaggtggcagtATAAGGGTATGCTAATTAGTGGGagattttggggggaaggggtggaatATCAATTTTTATTGCATCACCTGTCAGGAGTGTCCAATCAGCGTTGGCTTTAGGGGAATTAATTGATGAAGGTGTCTCCGGACGAGCTCACTTCACTCTGTCATTTTATTTGTAGCTAAAGCAGCGACGGGAATAGCAGctgcatttcttttctctttctcccttcacaTTCCATTATCAAAGTGCTCCAATGGAGAAGGAAGAAATAGAGGGGCCCAGGTACTGATCTGCATCTGGGACTTACACTAACACACTGGCAGATCAGAAACCGGATggtttttcccctctcttttaaaaaaaagaaaaccaaaaaaacaaaaaggcaagaaTCAAGTTAGTGTAATTTCacgtttgttggttttttttttatggctttttttttttttttttttggtgtttttttcccccccaataatTTCGCCTAGAGTTTGGCACTCCCTTCGCCGGGAATAACagtctttgttattttattagcAGGATGCCTTGAGACACACGCAGCATCTGGTGGAGGATtaacatacatacatgtgtatgtatgcgTCACGTATATATTTGCTGCAAATGGTGGGGATCATTTAGTGCCCGAGATGGGAGACCTGAAGTCAGGTTTTGAAGAGGTGGATGGCGTGAGGCTCGGCTACCTCATCATTAAAGGAAAGCAAATGTTTGCCCTCTCCCAAGTCTTCACGGATCTGCTGAAAAACATCCCGAGGACGACCGTGCACAAGCGCATGGATCATCTGAAAGTGAAAAAGCACCACTGCGATCTGGAGGAGTTGCGGAAACTCAAGGCCATCAACAGCATCGCCTTCCACGCCGCCAAATGCACGCTCATCTCCCGGGAAGACGTGGAGGCGCTCTACACCTCCTGCAAAACCGAGCGGGTCCTCAAGACCAAGCGCCGGAGGGCCGGCCGGGCCCTGGCCACAAAGGCGCCGCCGCCGgagcgcgccgccgccgccgccagccccCGCCCGGCTTTCTGGAAGGACCGGCACCAACTTTGGCGGGGCCTGAGCGGAGCCGCGCGGCCCCTGCCAATCAGCGCGCAGTCCCCGCGCccgggcgccgccgccgcgcgcCCCGCCGCCCATCTACCTCAGATTTTTAGCAAATACCCGGGCTCGCACTACCCAGAAATCGTGCGCTCGCCTTGCAAACCCCCTCTAAACTATGAAACTGCCCCGCTCCAGGGAAACTACGTCGCTTTCCACTCGGACCCGGCTTATTTTCGGACTCTGCTGTGCAGCAAGCACccggccgccgcggccgccgccgccgccgccgccgctgccgccgccgccgccgccgccgcctacTACCAGGCATCGGCGGCCGGACCCCAGCCCAAGGCGGCGGCGGGCGCCGCCGGCGGCCCGGTGAGCTCGACCTACCGCTGCAAGCGCAAGCGCGGGGGCGCCAAGGACTGCCTGCTCGCGCCTCACGCCAGCGCCcgccgcctgctgctgctgcccaggtcCTACAAAGCCAAAGCGGCCACggcggcggcctccggggccacTTGCCTGGAAAGGTTTCATCTGGTTAACAGCTtctgcccacctccccaccaccaccaccaccaccaccaccaccaccatcaccaccaccaccaccaccaccgggcCCAGCAGCCGCTGCAGAGTCACCACCCCCCTCATCACCACCGGCCACAGCCCCATCTGGACAGCTTTCCCGAGAGTGGCAGCAGCGACTCGGAGTCCAGCTCCTACTCGGACCACGCAGCCAACGACTCGGATTTTGGCTCCAGTTTGTCCAGCTCCAGCAACTCTGTGTCctcggaggaagaggaggagggagaggaggaggaggaggaagaggaggaggaagaggagggggtcaCTGGGGCCTCGGATTCCAGTGAAGTCAGCTCGGAGGAGGAGGACTCATCCTCGGAATCGGACTCCAGCTCTGGCTCCAGCCAAGTGTCAGTGCAGAGCATCCGTTTCAGGCGCACCAGCTTCTGCAAGCCGCCCAGCGTGCAGGCGCAGGCCAACTTCTTGTACCGTCTGGCCTCCGCCGCCGCTGCAACCCACCCCGCTGCTTTCGAGGACGCCGGCCGACTTCCCGACCTCAAGGGTAGTGTCAAAGCGGAGTCAGCGGAGGAATGGCCTCTGCCGAGCTGGGCTCCCAAAGCGTCTCCGGTGTACTGCTCAGCCAGCCTGGGGAGTTGTTTCACAGAGATAAGGAACGATAGGGTATCTGCGATTACATTCCCACACTCTGAAATTTCCAGTACTGTGAAGAGAACTGACCTGACAATTAACTGCCTGGCAGAGGGGGCCTCTTCACCTAGCCCAAAGACAAACAGTGTATTTCCACAACAAAGAATACTCCGGGAAACTAGGAAATGCCTGCAAGCAACTCCTACTACACACTGTGCAGGTAACAACACAATAGCTGCTAGGTTCTTCAGCAAGGATTCTTCACTAGCAGC is from Eptesicus fuscus isolate TK198812 chromosome 2, DD_ASM_mEF_20220401, whole genome shotgun sequence and encodes:
- the SKIDA1 gene encoding SKI/DACH domain-containing protein 1, producing the protein MGDLKSGFEEVDGVRLGYLIIKGKQMFALSQVFTDLLKNIPRTTVHKRMDHLKVKKHHCDLEELRKLKAINSIAFHAAKCTLISREDVEALYTSCKTERVLKTKRRRAGRALATKAPPPERAAAAASPRPAFWKDRHQLWRGLSGAARPLPISAQSPRPGAAAARPAAHLPQIFSKYPGSHYPEIVRSPCKPPLNYETAPLQGNYVAFHSDPAYFRTLLCSKHPAAAAAAAAAAAAAAAAAAAYYQASAAGPQPKAAAGAAGGPVSSTYRCKRKRGGAKDCLLAPHASARRLLLLPRSYKAKAATAAASGATCLERFHLVNSFCPPPHHHHHHHHHHHHHHHHHHRAQQPLQSHHPPHHHRPQPHLDSFPESGSSDSESSSYSDHAANDSDFGSSLSSSSNSVSSEEEEEGEEEEEEEEEEEEGVTGASDSSEVSSEEEDSSSESDSSSGSSQVSVQSIRFRRTSFCKPPSVQAQANFLYRLASAAAATHPAAFEDAGRLPDLKGSVKAESAEEWPLPSWAPKASPVYCSASLGSCFTEIRNDRVSAITFPHSEISSTVKRTDLTINCLAEGASSPSPKTNSVFPQQRILRETRKCLQATPTTHCAGNNTIAARFFSKDSSLAAANSEKDSKIPPCIEFATDLPSLQTDPGVDAAAATKAENPCTDTGDKTLPLLHNIKIKVEDNSANEEYEPDLITNKLKCECNDTKGEFYSVTGSKEEDALLTTAKEGFACPEEETPSLKPLALRQGLSCTLGSPKPEDGEYKFGARVRKNYRTLVLGKRPVLQTPTVKPNLKSARSPRPTGKTETHEGTLDDFTVINRRKKVASNVASAVKRPFNFMANFPCPPSLTIGKDGDLWPAYSLNTTKDSQPPHKAHPIWKWQLGGSAIPLPPSHKFRKFNS